A DNA window from Comamonas fluminis contains the following coding sequences:
- a CDS encoding DUF4178 domain-containing protein: MASSPSQRDYSAPCPGCGAPVHFSSAQASFAVCEFCRSTVVRDGEVLRRIGSMAEVFEDYSPLRIGASGMFKRDGKPEPFTLVGRAQYKSGAGNWSEWIATLSNGELAYLSEDNGSFIFALPWTPPGWDVKAFSPQQWRMGREVAAGADSFTVTSIQDAQLMAAQGELSQLPELGKSFKLVELRNDKNQILSLDFSGKQPSFTLGVPVQLEGLQMQGLRDAATKKEEGRHFNCPKCGAVVPVRFDSTKALSCPSCGSLIDMSKGMGSELSFAEQRRKVRPLIPMGTEGTLDGLKWQVVGFQRREGRGLGEDEDDSFVWDEYLLYNKKAGFSFIVDSEDGWSTARVVSGAPKLSKNGGTATYLQRKYQRDYAYLAETQYAEGEFYWPVFKGQKSSNVDYADSGKQSTLAMETASNETTWTHGRRVSADSISLAFGVGKLKDRSQVGPVSGSGFSWGTIVFWLCVLLFLSPLLRACISSSNCDPRTDPDCSYSRSSSGSYGGYTSGGSHK; this comes from the coding sequence ATGGCCTCCAGCCCATCGCAGCGTGATTACAGCGCTCCCTGTCCTGGTTGTGGTGCACCGGTCCATTTCAGCAGTGCGCAGGCCAGCTTTGCCGTCTGCGAGTTTTGCCGCAGCACCGTGGTGCGTGATGGGGAAGTGCTCAGGCGCATTGGCTCCATGGCCGAAGTGTTTGAGGACTACAGCCCGCTGCGCATAGGCGCCTCGGGCATGTTCAAGCGTGACGGCAAGCCCGAACCCTTTACCCTGGTGGGCCGCGCCCAGTACAAAAGCGGTGCGGGCAACTGGTCCGAATGGATTGCCACTCTCAGCAATGGAGAGCTGGCCTATCTGAGCGAAGACAACGGCAGCTTCATCTTTGCGCTGCCCTGGACTCCTCCGGGCTGGGATGTCAAAGCCTTCTCACCCCAGCAGTGGCGCATGGGGCGCGAAGTTGCCGCAGGCGCAGACTCTTTCACCGTCACCAGCATTCAGGATGCGCAGCTGATGGCCGCGCAGGGAGAGCTGTCACAACTGCCAGAGCTGGGCAAAAGCTTCAAGCTGGTGGAGCTGCGCAACGACAAAAACCAGATTCTGTCGCTGGACTTCAGCGGCAAGCAGCCCAGTTTTACGCTGGGCGTGCCGGTGCAGCTGGAAGGCCTGCAGATGCAGGGGCTGCGCGATGCGGCCACCAAGAAGGAGGAGGGCCGTCACTTCAACTGTCCCAAGTGCGGTGCCGTGGTGCCGGTGCGTTTTGACAGCACCAAGGCCCTGAGCTGCCCGAGCTGCGGCAGCCTGATTGATATGTCTAAGGGCATGGGCAGCGAGCTGAGCTTTGCCGAGCAGCGCCGCAAGGTGCGGCCGCTGATTCCCATGGGCACCGAGGGCACGCTGGATGGCCTGAAATGGCAGGTGGTGGGCTTTCAGCGCCGCGAAGGCCGAGGACTGGGCGAGGATGAGGACGACAGCTTTGTCTGGGACGAGTACCTGCTCTATAACAAAAAGGCGGGCTTTTCCTTCATCGTGGATTCAGAGGACGGCTGGAGCACGGCCCGCGTGGTCAGCGGTGCCCCCAAGCTTTCCAAGAATGGCGGCACGGCGACCTATCTGCAGCGCAAATATCAGCGCGACTATGCCTATCTGGCCGAGACGCAGTACGCCGAGGGCGAGTTTTACTGGCCTGTCTTCAAGGGGCAGAAATCCAGCAATGTGGACTACGCCGATAGCGGCAAACAGTCCACACTGGCAATGGAGACGGCCAGCAACGAAACGACCTGGACCCATGGGCGGCGTGTGTCGGCAGATAGCATCAGCCTGGCGTTTGGCGTGGGCAAGCTCAAGGACCGCTCTCAGGTCGGCCCGGTCAGCGGCAGCGGCTTCAGCTGGGGCACGATTGTGTTCTGGCTGTGTGTGCTGCTGTTCCTGTCGCCCTTGCTGCGTGCCTGCATATCCAGCTCCAATTGCGACCCGCGCACCGACCCCGATTGCAGCTATAGCCGCTCCAGCAGCGGCTCCTATGGCGGCTATACCTCTGGCGGAAGCCACAAATAA